One region of Trinickia violacea genomic DNA includes:
- the dgoD gene encoding galactonate dehydratase, with amino-acid sequence MKITKLETFVVPPRWLFLKIETDEGVVGWGEPIVEGRAHTVEAAVHELADYLIGKDPLLIEDHWQVMYRAGFYRGGPISMSAIAGVDQALWDIKGKHHGVPVHALLGGQVRDRIKVYSWIGGDRPSDVANNARAVVERGFKAVKMNGSEELQIVDTFDKVEKVIENVAAVREAVGPHVGIGVDFHGRVHKPMAKVLAKELDPYKLMFIEEPVLSENVEALRDIVNQTSTPIALGERLYSRWDFKHILAGGYVDIIQPDASHAGGITECRKIASMAEAYDVAVALHCPLGPIALATCLQIDAVSYNAFIQEQSLGIHYNQGNDLLDYIKNPEVFRYEDGLVSIPQGPGLGIEVNEEKVREMAKAGHRWRNPVWRHADGSVAEW; translated from the coding sequence ATGAAAATCACCAAGCTCGAAACCTTCGTCGTTCCACCGCGTTGGCTCTTTCTCAAGATCGAGACGGACGAAGGCGTGGTCGGCTGGGGCGAGCCGATCGTCGAGGGGCGCGCGCACACCGTCGAAGCCGCCGTCCACGAGCTCGCCGACTACCTGATCGGCAAAGACCCGCTGCTGATCGAAGATCACTGGCAAGTCATGTATCGCGCGGGCTTCTATCGCGGCGGACCGATCTCGATGAGCGCGATCGCCGGCGTCGATCAGGCGCTCTGGGACATCAAAGGCAAGCACCACGGCGTGCCCGTGCATGCGCTGCTCGGCGGCCAGGTGCGCGATCGCATCAAGGTCTATTCGTGGATCGGCGGCGACCGTCCGAGCGACGTCGCGAACAACGCGCGCGCGGTCGTCGAACGCGGTTTCAAGGCGGTCAAGATGAACGGCTCGGAAGAGCTGCAGATCGTCGACACCTTCGACAAAGTCGAAAAAGTGATCGAGAACGTCGCTGCTGTGCGCGAAGCGGTCGGGCCGCACGTCGGGATCGGCGTGGACTTCCACGGCCGCGTGCACAAGCCGATGGCGAAGGTGCTCGCGAAGGAGCTCGATCCGTACAAGCTGATGTTCATCGAAGAGCCGGTGCTGTCGGAAAACGTCGAGGCACTGCGCGACATCGTCAATCAGACGAGCACGCCGATCGCGCTCGGCGAACGGCTCTACTCGCGCTGGGACTTCAAGCACATTCTGGCGGGCGGTTACGTCGACATCATCCAGCCGGACGCCTCGCACGCGGGGGGCATTACCGAATGCCGCAAGATCGCGTCGATGGCGGAGGCGTACGACGTCGCCGTCGCGCTGCACTGCCCGCTCGGCCCGATCGCGCTCGCGACGTGTCTCCAGATCGACGCGGTCAGCTACAACGCGTTCATCCAGGAGCAAAGCCTCGGCATCCACTACAACCAGGGCAACGACCTGCTCGACTACATCAAGAATCCCGAGGTCTTCCGCTACGAAGACGGGCTCGTGTCGATTCCGCAGGGCCCCGGGCTCGGCATCGAGGTCAACGAAGAGAAAGTGCGCGAGATGGCGAAGGCCGGCCACCGCTGGCGCAACCCGGTGTGGCGTCATGCGGACGGCAGCGTCGCGGAATGGTGA
- a CDS encoding FadR/GntR family transcriptional regulator encodes MKADAGPPPEDTIQHDLHGRVAHLLATAILRGDYAPESTLPREAELMESFGVSRTVLREALRTLTSKGLVESRPKVGTRVRPRIAWNLLDADLLDWYARVAEPMAFALKLQEMREMIEPFAAELAARAHSEETLSVIENAHAAMAAAQNVDEWVRADLRFHLSVLNACSNELLLPLGALIERTLEGQLRLNAKRADVFNASLAEHTAVFDAIKVRDAQAARRAMADLLGTTRGRIEG; translated from the coding sequence GTGAAAGCAGACGCCGGCCCACCACCGGAGGACACCATTCAGCACGATCTGCACGGGCGCGTCGCCCATCTGCTCGCCACGGCGATCCTGCGCGGCGACTACGCGCCCGAATCGACGCTGCCGCGCGAAGCCGAACTGATGGAGTCGTTCGGCGTGAGCCGTACCGTGCTGCGCGAGGCGCTGCGCACGCTGACGTCGAAGGGGCTCGTCGAATCGCGTCCGAAGGTCGGCACGCGCGTGCGGCCGCGCATCGCGTGGAATTTGCTCGATGCGGACTTGCTCGATTGGTACGCGCGCGTCGCCGAGCCGATGGCGTTCGCGCTCAAGCTCCAGGAGATGCGCGAAATGATCGAGCCGTTCGCGGCCGAACTGGCGGCGCGCGCGCATTCCGAGGAGACGCTGAGCGTCATCGAAAACGCGCACGCGGCAATGGCCGCGGCGCAGAACGTCGACGAATGGGTGCGCGCCGATTTGCGCTTTCACTTGAGCGTGCTGAACGCGTGCAGCAATGAGTTGCTGCTGCCGCTCGGCGCGTTGATCGAGCGCACGCTCGAAGGGCAGCTGAGGCTGAACGCGAAGCGAGCGGACGTGTTCAACGCGTCGCTTGCCGAGCACACGGCCGTGTTCGACGCGATCAAGGTACGCGACGCGCAGGCCGCGCGCCGCGCGATGGCCGATCTGCTCGGCACGACGCGCGGACGGATCGAAGGCTGA
- a CDS encoding class I SAM-dependent methyltransferase has translation MDKKTLAAYDDAAASFADDWLGQPAPDDMYRLLSQYFRPGPTADIGCGAGRDVAWLAANGFDACGYDASEGLLSEARMRYPKLRFDIARLPELANIAPGTFENVLCETVVMHLDPERIGPAVRRLRDILKPGGTLYLSWRVTEGESERDKRGRLYSAFDKRLVMREIGAGDTVLLDREDVSASSGKVIHRLVVKRSDR, from the coding sequence ATGGACAAGAAAACTTTGGCGGCCTACGACGACGCCGCGGCGTCGTTCGCCGACGATTGGCTCGGCCAGCCCGCCCCGGACGACATGTACCGGTTGCTGAGCCAATACTTCAGGCCGGGACCGACCGCCGACATCGGCTGCGGAGCGGGGCGCGACGTCGCGTGGCTGGCCGCGAACGGCTTCGATGCGTGCGGCTACGACGCGTCCGAAGGCTTGCTGAGCGAGGCCAGGATGCGCTATCCCAAGCTGCGCTTCGATATCGCCCGCTTGCCGGAGTTGGCGAACATCGCGCCGGGCACGTTCGAAAACGTGCTGTGCGAGACCGTCGTCATGCATCTCGATCCCGAACGCATCGGGCCGGCGGTGCGGCGTTTGCGCGACATCCTGAAGCCGGGCGGCACCTTGTATCTGAGCTGGCGGGTGACCGAAGGCGAGTCCGAGCGCGATAAGCGCGGCCGCCTCTACTCGGCATTCGATAAACGCCTAGTAATGCGTGAAATCGGCGCCGGCGATACGGTGCTGCTCGATCGCGAGGACGTGAGCGCGTCGTCGGGCAAGGTGATTCATCGCCTCGTCGTGAAGCGGTCGGATCGTTGA
- a CDS encoding putative bifunctional diguanylate cyclase/phosphodiesterase, producing MRSQFEAFSRQLPLLYLILVINSLAVAFTHIGKAPALLCEYIPFTLCVACVVRLWIWSRRRKLIASLNDRQIARRLTNTIWLIVLLGGLFTAWGLSLYRYGDAYEKAHVAFYMSITVIGCIFCLMHMRTAALLLTGIVLIPFALYFSTTGNPVLIAIAVNMVLVSIAMIKVLLTYYRDFSNLARSQIALEQKQHELEALNAENHRLANADSLTGLPNRRHFLSLLADRFESGPLPESRFAVGIIDLDGFKQVNDLHGHGAGDSLLEEVGRRLLAFSNAQLLIARLGGDEFGLLIRSIDTEQQLLDVGSAICHALRKPYELLRATARISASIGIAMFPEAGRTSEQLFERADYALYYGKENRRGHTTIFSGQHESRIREFGSVEQALRQADLEKEMVLHYQPIVDVRTREIRAYEALARWHSPVLGDVAPNLFIRVAEKSDLIHQVTAVLLGKALAYMTQRDRRIHVSFNLSARDIASPEAVEKIRETVRKSRVDAGRLTFEITETAVVQDFEQGRAALSELKALGAKISLDDFGTGYSSLHYIHQLPLNNVKVDRSFVEHIAQDTAAQGIVRSIVELCRNLGLTCVIEGVETDEQVAVLQRLGCTFMQGYHFGKPAPFETVQSQQFRNATAAITGTQTTSGIAKIGNSA from the coding sequence ATGCGCTCCCAGTTCGAGGCATTTTCGAGGCAGTTGCCGCTGCTTTATCTGATTCTCGTCATCAACAGCCTCGCGGTCGCTTTCACCCACATCGGGAAAGCGCCCGCGCTGCTCTGCGAGTACATCCCGTTCACGCTCTGCGTCGCATGCGTGGTGCGTCTGTGGATCTGGTCGCGGCGCAGGAAGCTGATTGCCTCCTTGAACGATCGCCAGATCGCCCGGCGTCTGACGAACACCATCTGGCTGATCGTCTTGCTCGGCGGCTTGTTCACGGCGTGGGGACTGAGCTTGTACCGCTACGGGGACGCGTACGAGAAGGCCCATGTCGCGTTCTACATGTCGATCACGGTGATCGGCTGCATCTTCTGCCTGATGCACATGCGCACGGCGGCACTGCTCTTGACGGGAATCGTGCTCATCCCGTTCGCGCTGTACTTTTCCACGACCGGCAATCCCGTGCTTATCGCGATCGCCGTCAACATGGTTCTGGTGTCGATAGCGATGATCAAGGTTCTCCTGACCTACTATCGAGACTTCTCCAACCTGGCGCGCTCGCAGATCGCGCTCGAGCAAAAACAACACGAACTCGAAGCCCTCAACGCGGAAAACCACAGGCTCGCCAATGCGGACAGTCTGACCGGACTCCCCAATCGGCGTCACTTCCTCAGCCTGCTGGCGGACCGGTTCGAAAGCGGCCCGCTGCCGGAAAGCCGCTTCGCGGTGGGCATCATCGATCTCGACGGCTTCAAGCAGGTCAACGACCTGCACGGCCATGGCGCCGGCGACAGCCTGCTCGAAGAAGTCGGTCGTAGACTTCTGGCCTTCTCGAACGCGCAATTGCTGATCGCGCGCCTCGGCGGCGATGAGTTCGGCTTGCTGATCCGGAGCATCGACACGGAGCAGCAGCTGCTCGATGTCGGCTCGGCGATCTGCCATGCGTTGCGCAAGCCCTATGAGCTGCTGCGCGCGACGGCGCGAATTTCCGCGTCGATCGGCATCGCCATGTTTCCGGAGGCAGGCAGAACCTCGGAGCAGCTGTTCGAGCGCGCGGATTACGCCCTTTACTACGGCAAGGAAAATCGGCGCGGACACACCACGATCTTCTCCGGGCAGCATGAAAGCCGCATCCGCGAGTTCGGCAGCGTCGAGCAGGCACTGCGTCAAGCCGATCTCGAGAAGGAAATGGTCCTGCACTATCAGCCGATCGTCGATGTCAGGACGCGCGAAATCAGGGCCTACGAAGCGCTCGCGCGATGGCACAGTCCGGTGCTGGGCGACGTTGCGCCGAATCTGTTCATCCGGGTCGCGGAGAAAAGCGATCTGATCCATCAAGTGACGGCCGTGCTGCTCGGCAAGGCCCTCGCCTACATGACGCAGCGCGACCGGCGCATCCACGTGTCATTCAATCTTTCGGCTCGCGATATCGCGTCTCCCGAGGCGGTGGAGAAGATTCGGGAGACGGTGCGGAAAAGCCGTGTCGATGCCGGCAGGCTCACGTTCGAAATCACCGAGACGGCGGTGGTACAGGACTTCGAGCAAGGGCGTGCGGCGCTATCCGAGCTGAAGGCGCTAGGCGCGAAAATCTCGCTGGACGACTTCGGGACCGGCTACTCGAGCTTGCACTACATCCACCAGTTGCCGTTGAACAATGTGAAGGTCGACCGGAGCTTCGTGGAGCATATTGCACAAGACACCGCTGCGCAGGGCATCGTGCGCAGCATCGTGGAGCTGTGCCGCAACCTGGGGCTCACGTGCGTGATCGAGGGCGTGGAGACGGACGAACAGGTGGCCGTGCTTCAACGGCTCGGATGCACGTTCATGCAGGGCTATCACTTCGGCAAGCCGGCCCCGTTCGAAACCGTTCAGTCCCAGCAGTTCCGAAACGCCACGGCCGCAATCACCGGCACGCAGACCACGAGCGGAATCGCGAAGATCGGCAACTCGGCGTAA
- a CDS encoding porin, with protein MKKIALSSLSLAILGTAGAAHAQSSVTLYGLIDAGITYTSNQGGSHNFQETSGSVNGSRWGLRGSEDLGGGLKAIFTLENGFSITNGKLGQNSLEFGRQAFVGLSSDQYGAVTLGRQYDSVVDYLGPLALTGTGYGGTMAAHPFDNDNLDNSFRINNSVKYQSANFGGLKLGALYGFSNESGGFATNRAYSFGASYNYGPLNFAAGYLQLNNSGTSLNSSGAVTADSTFTAGTQRTYGAGLNYTFGPAVVGLVFTQTHLDNATGIGASASGTSSGLTLTGGSARFTNYEANARYNITPAWSVSGAYTFTDARLDGVSPKYNQVSLQTAYALSKRTDVYLMAVYQHVSDTGNSGITADINGLSRSSTDSQVATTIGLRHRF; from the coding sequence ATGAAAAAGATCGCATTGTCCAGCCTCTCGCTGGCCATCCTCGGCACGGCCGGTGCGGCGCATGCGCAGAGCAGCGTCACGCTGTACGGCTTGATCGACGCCGGCATCACCTACACCAGCAATCAGGGCGGCTCGCACAACTTCCAGGAAACGAGCGGTTCGGTGAACGGCAGCCGCTGGGGCCTGCGCGGCTCGGAAGACCTGGGCGGCGGCCTGAAGGCGATCTTCACGTTGGAAAACGGCTTCAGCATCACCAACGGCAAGCTCGGCCAGAACAGTCTCGAGTTTGGCCGGCAGGCATTCGTCGGACTGTCGAGCGACCAGTACGGCGCCGTCACGCTCGGCCGCCAGTACGATTCCGTCGTCGATTACCTGGGCCCCCTCGCGCTGACCGGCACCGGCTACGGCGGCACCATGGCTGCGCACCCGTTCGATAACGACAACCTCGACAATTCTTTCCGCATCAACAACTCGGTCAAGTACCAGAGCGCGAACTTCGGCGGCCTCAAGCTCGGCGCGCTGTATGGCTTCTCGAACGAATCGGGCGGCTTCGCGACGAACCGCGCGTACAGCTTCGGTGCGTCTTACAACTACGGTCCGTTAAATTTCGCGGCCGGCTATCTGCAACTGAACAACTCGGGCACCTCGCTGAATTCGAGCGGCGCAGTCACCGCCGACAGCACGTTCACGGCCGGCACGCAACGCACCTATGGCGCAGGCTTGAACTACACGTTCGGCCCCGCGGTCGTCGGCCTCGTGTTCACGCAGACCCACCTCGACAACGCCACCGGCATCGGCGCATCGGCCTCGGGCACGTCGAGCGGCTTGACGCTGACGGGCGGCAGCGCGCGCTTCACGAACTACGAAGCGAACGCGCGCTACAACATCACGCCGGCGTGGTCGGTCTCAGGTGCTTATACGTTCACCGACGCGCGCCTCGACGGCGTGAGCCCGAAATACAACCAAGTCAGCCTGCAGACGGCATACGCGCTGTCCAAGCGTACCGACGTCTACCTGATGGCCGTGTACCAGCACGTCAGCGACACGGGCAATTCCGGTATCACGGCGGATATCAACGGCTTGAGCCGGTCGTCGACGGACAGCCAGGTGGCCACGACGATCGGCTTGCGCCATCGCTTCTGA
- a CDS encoding COG4705 family protein, producing the protein MNALSTTSPPTSWPSKVPEIALSFWIIKIMSTTVGETGADFLAVNAGWGQGMTRAVMGALLAAALFAQLRTRRYTPWIYWLTVVLVSVVGTQITDLLTDGLGVSLYVSTSAFALALAVIFAVWFRVERTLSIHDIVTRSRELFYWAAILCTFALGTAAGDLATEALSLGFAWGAVSFGALIALTYAAWRMGGNAVLTFWLGYILTRPFGAALGDLLTQAKTYGGVGMGAMCTSALFLTVIVMLVAVEQFSTGGRRNAQAIQ; encoded by the coding sequence ATGAACGCGCTATCGACGACATCCCCACCGACAAGCTGGCCAAGCAAAGTCCCCGAAATCGCCCTGTCCTTTTGGATCATCAAGATCATGTCCACCACGGTCGGCGAAACGGGCGCCGACTTTCTGGCGGTCAATGCCGGCTGGGGCCAAGGCATGACTCGCGCGGTCATGGGCGCACTGCTGGCCGCCGCCCTCTTCGCGCAGTTGCGCACGCGCCGCTACACACCTTGGATTTACTGGCTGACGGTCGTCCTGGTTAGCGTCGTCGGCACCCAGATCACCGACTTGCTCACCGATGGTCTCGGCGTCAGCTTGTACGTCAGCACATCGGCGTTTGCCCTGGCGCTCGCCGTCATCTTCGCGGTCTGGTTTCGCGTGGAGCGCACGCTCTCCATTCACGACATCGTCACGCGCAGCCGCGAGCTGTTTTATTGGGCCGCCATCCTCTGCACGTTTGCGCTCGGCACGGCGGCAGGCGACCTGGCGACCGAAGCCCTGAGCCTTGGCTTCGCCTGGGGCGCCGTGTCGTTCGGCGCGCTGATTGCCCTCACGTATGCGGCCTGGCGCATGGGCGGCAATGCCGTGCTGACCTTCTGGCTCGGCTACATCCTGACGCGCCCCTTCGGCGCCGCGCTCGGCGATTTGCTGACGCAGGCCAAGACCTACGGCGGCGTCGGCATGGGCGCGATGTGCACCAGCGCCCTCTTCCTGACCGTGATCGTGATGCTGGTGGCCGTCGAGCAGTTCAGCACCGGTGGCCGCCGCAACGCGCAAGCCATTCAATAA
- a CDS encoding LpxL/LpxP family acyltransferase, whose protein sequence is MISSTIHEPVLVPPIRTDAITPLPRGRGDIQTAVVNLVDRLAPAVPVARQPSLARDIAEVIASGPSSMVDNMFLRQSIIRGGTATNDHVIEGLAAWVTVLFDLSNLRHDRCRALDVEVDIPDEALDRLARVLSKSCNGCILAVPHIGSIELFVAHLIDRGFNIGFVYSIGHKPTPTERWIYAGRHAARGTPIAIGRRHTGAEISKALKNNDVVLMVVDVYPSAKYKGIVAMAHDAEFNYPPGPARYARSGTPILAGFATRRDAQGFSMNILDPIEYHASMPKHSAASDLTQRLATTIAEFTAERPEAYWLWHPIPHDPFLAVAQRQRPDLLNSAAATIEDDEATALEVDAVNSTLMV, encoded by the coding sequence ATGATCAGCTCCACAATCCACGAGCCCGTGCTCGTCCCACCGATCCGCACCGACGCTATCACGCCACTGCCGCGTGGGCGCGGAGACATCCAAACCGCAGTCGTGAACCTCGTCGACCGCCTGGCGCCGGCTGTCCCCGTGGCACGTCAGCCATCTCTCGCGCGAGACATTGCTGAAGTCATCGCCAGCGGGCCGAGTTCAATGGTCGACAACATGTTCCTTCGCCAAAGCATCATCCGCGGTGGCACCGCGACAAATGACCATGTGATCGAGGGGCTGGCAGCCTGGGTCACCGTCCTCTTCGATCTCAGCAACTTGCGCCACGACAGATGCAGAGCGCTGGACGTCGAGGTCGATATCCCCGACGAGGCTCTGGACCGTCTCGCTCGGGTTCTGTCGAAATCATGTAACGGCTGCATCCTTGCGGTCCCCCACATAGGCAGCATCGAACTGTTCGTGGCGCATCTCATCGATCGAGGATTCAACATCGGCTTCGTCTATTCGATCGGGCATAAGCCGACGCCCACCGAACGCTGGATTTATGCAGGTCGGCATGCCGCTCGCGGAACACCGATAGCGATTGGGCGAAGGCACACCGGAGCCGAGATTTCGAAGGCTCTGAAGAACAATGATGTCGTATTGATGGTCGTGGATGTCTACCCAAGCGCCAAATACAAAGGAATCGTTGCCATGGCGCATGATGCCGAGTTCAACTATCCGCCTGGACCCGCGAGGTATGCGCGGTCCGGAACGCCGATCCTTGCGGGCTTTGCAACGCGCCGGGACGCGCAGGGCTTTTCGATGAACATTCTCGATCCGATCGAGTACCACGCATCGATGCCTAAGCATTCTGCGGCTTCCGATCTCACCCAAAGGCTCGCCACCACTATCGCCGAGTTCACTGCAGAGCGGCCGGAGGCGTATTGGCTCTGGCATCCGATCCCCCATGATCCGTTTCTGGCCGTAGCGCAACGTCAGCGGCCTGACCTCCTGAACTCGGCGGCCGCGACGATCGAGGACGACGAAGCGACCGCGTTGGAGGTGGATGCGGTGAACTCGACGTTGATGGTGTGA
- a CDS encoding TIR domain-containing protein: protein MKPKVFIGSSVEGLDFAQGIAASLDYAAHAVPWPATFPASGMTIDSLLEEFARKDFAVFVFSPDDVAKIRETEYAVARDNVLFEAGLFMGVHGRNRVFIVTPRGTEKPFHIASDLLGFTSIAYDHDWAKDESIAAGANPAFLIKSAIQKTDWSTQRLDITGKKVFFQDKSDTGVNITYKTKLFFNVSNNTNWPVVVESLEFDFGKHVPCKLANIYGKRGASVHKPEFHTGVKHDRTLDDYKSVCHLYPGESVNAWVAYEPDTDPVTHATQLNALATSDKLATWTYSCAWDGGRPREYREKM from the coding sequence TTGAAGCCCAAAGTCTTTATCGGTTCCTCGGTTGAGGGCCTTGATTTCGCTCAAGGAATTGCCGCTAGTCTGGACTACGCTGCGCATGCGGTCCCTTGGCCGGCGACTTTTCCTGCCAGCGGAATGACAATTGACTCGTTGCTCGAAGAGTTCGCAAGGAAGGATTTCGCGGTATTCGTGTTTTCACCAGACGACGTTGCCAAAATTAGAGAAACGGAGTACGCGGTAGCGCGCGACAATGTGCTTTTTGAAGCCGGTTTGTTCATGGGCGTGCATGGGCGGAACCGAGTGTTTATCGTTACCCCGCGCGGCACGGAGAAGCCCTTCCACATCGCTAGTGACCTTCTTGGTTTTACGTCCATAGCTTACGACCACGACTGGGCAAAAGACGAGAGCATTGCAGCGGGGGCTAACCCGGCGTTTCTCATCAAGTCGGCCATCCAGAAGACTGATTGGTCCACGCAGCGACTCGATATAACGGGCAAGAAGGTATTCTTCCAGGATAAATCAGATACGGGCGTGAATATCACGTATAAAACGAAGCTGTTCTTCAACGTTTCTAACAATACGAACTGGCCGGTGGTCGTCGAGTCGCTCGAATTTGACTTTGGTAAGCATGTGCCGTGCAAACTTGCCAACATCTATGGCAAGCGCGGTGCGAGCGTTCACAAGCCGGAGTTTCACACGGGTGTAAAACACGACAGAACGCTGGACGACTACAAATCTGTCTGTCACCTCTATCCCGGTGAATCCGTGAATGCGTGGGTTGCATACGAGCCCGATACCGACCCCGTCACGCACGCAACTCAGCTCAATGCACTTGCGACAAGCGACAAGCTCGCGACGTGGACCTATTCGTGCGCGTGGGACGGAGGTCGGCCCCGCGAATACCGTGAGAAGATGTAA